CGCCGCGCTCAATCGCGGCAGCCGCGTCTCGGAGGTTTACGGTGGCGCGACCGAGATTTCGGAACGCCACCGCCACCGCTACGAGGTCAACACCGCTTACAAGGACCGCCTCGAGCAGCACGGCCTGAAATTCTCCGGCCTCTCGCCCGACGGTGTGCTGCCGGAGATCGTCGAGTACGAGGATCACCCCTGGTTCATCGGCGTCCAGTTCCACCCCGAGTTGAAGTCGCGGCCGTTCGAGCCGCACCCGCTGTTCGCCTCGTTTATCCAGGCGGCGATGGTGCAGAGCCGGCTGGTCTGATTTCCTAAGGCATCGCGGTGAAGTCGTGCTCGCGATGCAGCGCCTCGCGAGCGAGCGGTGCTGACGCGTCGGGCGCAACCGATCCCGCAATGATCGTCATCTGCGGCCGCCGCGTCAGCTTGTAGACGGCGGCCGGAGGCATGTTCAGGAAGGCGCGATCCACCAGCGTGGCGCGCAGGCCGAGACGATCGAGCACCGGACGCGGGATCGGGCAGCTCAAGCCATAGGTGAACTGATAGAAGGCGCCGCCGGGGCGGACATAGCTGAATGCGCCACCGAGGATCGAGATGACCTTGCGCGTCGACATGTTGAGCAGCGGCAGGCCGCTCACGACGGCGCCGACGGGCGCACCGTCATAGAGCCGCTCCGTCGCGAGCCGTGCCGCGTCCATCCACAGCACGCGCGCGCCGGGGAAGCGCATCTGCAAGAGCCTCATGAAGTCCGAGCCGTATTCGATCAGCGTGAGATCCTGTGGCCTGACGCCGCGCTTCAAGAGCTTGTAGGTGAACGCACCGGTGCCGGGACCGAGCTCGAGGATCGGGCCGGTCTTCTCGGTGATTTCGCGCGTGATGAGATCGGCGAGCGCCGCGCCCGATGGCGCGATCGCGCCGACCCGACGCGGCGAAGACATCCACGACATGAAGAAGGAGAGGAAATCGTTGGGCATGCGCACTCCGGCATTTCGATTGCACCTCGGAGATCAAAGGTGAGGCGGAGGCACTGTCGCGGGAGTGCATTGCGACAGCATTGCGCTGCGAGCAACGAAAGCGGATTGAATCAAATCTGCGGGCTTGGCCGCAGCGTCATTCTGAAGCAGGTGCCGCCGTCCGCGCCATCGGTGACCGAGACCTGGCCGCCATGCAGCAGCACGATCTCGCGCACCATGTTGAGACCGAGGCCGGCGCCGCGATCGAGTGGCGAGAGCCGGTAGAACGGCTCGAAGATCTGCTCGCGTTGATCGGGTGGAATGCCGGTGCCGTCATCGGAGACCTCGATGCAGGCGGGCTTGCTCACGCGAATGCCGATCGTGCCCCGGCGAGGGCCGTGCTGGATCGCGTTCTGCACGAGATTGGTCAGCGCGCGCTCCAGCGCGGCTGCATCACCGATCGTCTCGATCGGCGTTGAGGGCGCGTCGAGCTCCAGCTCATAGCCCGCGGCGATCGCAAGCGGTGCGAGGTCGGCAGCCGCGCTTTGCGCGATCGCGACGAGGTCGACGCGCGTGAACGGATGGCCGCAGCGGTCGAGCCGCTGGATATCGAGCAATTGCTCGGCAAGCGTGGCCAGCCGCGCCGCATCCTCCAGCAGCCTGGTCTTGTCCGGACCTGAGGGCAGCGATTCCAGTCGCGTGTTCAGGATCGCGATTGGAGTGCGCAACTCGTGGGCGGCATCCGCAACGAAGCGCTTGTGACGGGCATAGCCCTGGTCGAGCCGCGCCAGCGCGTCGTTGACCGCGGTCACCAGCGGCACGACCTCGAGCGGAATTCGCTCCACCGACAGCCGCGCGCCGCGCTGATGGATGTCGATGCGCCGCGCCTGGTCTGCGGTCGTATCGAGCCGCCTAAAGGCGCGCTGCACGATCATCGGCGTCGCGATGAAGGTTGCGGTGCCCATCACAAGCAGGCCGGGCAGGGCAATGCCGAGAAACGCCAGCGAGGTCATGAATAGCGCCTTGGCACCGGTCAGCCTGCCTTGCGTCGCCGTGATGATTTGCACATTGCCGGCATCGGTCTCGACGCGCTTCAGCCGCGCCGCCGGCTTGCGTGGATCGTCTTCGAACATCTGCCAGCCGAGCCGCGCCTGGCTGATCTGGTCGAGACCGCCACCGATCGCCGCGAATTCCGCCGGCACGGCACCTTCGGTGAGTGAATGTCCTTGCCGGTCGCGGACCAGAAACCAGAGGTCCGGTGTCTCGGCACGCAGCTGTTTCAAATCGGGTGTCGACCGCAGGGTCAGGTCGCCGTCAACGCTACGTGCGAGTGCACGCTGCACGACATCGATGACGCGGTCCTCGTCGCGCTCCGCGAGCACGAAGCCTGAGGCGCAGAGCGCACCGACGACGACGGCAACCAGCGCCAGCAACAGTGCGGCCTGGAGCGCAAGCAGGCGCCAGCTCAATCGCGAGCGCAAGCAATAGGGATCGTCGTGCTTGCTCATGATAGCTTCTTCAGGAGATAGCCGACGCCGCGAATGCCGTGGATCTCCACGCCGGCGCCGACTTCCGCAAGCTTGCGGCGCAGCCGCGAGACATGGGTGTCCAGCGCATTCGACTGGATTTCGTCGTCGAAATTGTAGACTGCCTCTTCGAGCGCCGAGCGCAGCACCGTGCGGCCCATGCGGCGGATCAGGGCTTCGAGCACCAGTAGCTCACGGCGTGGCAGCTCGAACGGCTGGCCGTCGATGCTGGCCTCGCGATGGCCGACATCGAAGGCGATGCGGCCGGCATGGATGATGTCCGGGGACAGGCCCGCGGGCCGCCGCAGCACCGCACGCAGCCGCGCCAGCAGCTCCTCGACCGCGAACGGCTTGGCCAGATAATCGTCGGCGCCACTGTCGAGCCCGGCAATGCGGTCGGCGAGCTCGCCGCGCGCGGTCAGGACGATGATGGGCACACCGTCGGCGCGTGCGCGCAGCTTCGGAATCAGCGTGAGGCCGTCGCCGTCGGGAAGCTGGCGGTCGAGCAGGACGGCGGCATGGACGTCGGCGGAAATCGCTTCCTCCGCGTCCGCGAGCGTGGGGGCGTGATCCACCACCATGTCGTAGCGCCTGAGCGCCGACGAAAGCGCCGTGGCCATCTCCGCCTCATCCTCGACGAGCAAAATCCGCATGATCCGGCACCTCAATCACATTGAGCCTTTCTAGCGGCCCGATCATTGCGGCAGCATTGCGGGATGCTGCGGCGTCGCCGGAGGTCCTCCAGCCATGCGCCAAACGCTGGAGGGGGCGGCCGGGCAGGGCTCAAGACAGGATTGTGGGCAATCGCTATAACCGCCCCACCTGTTCAGTGAGGAAAGCAAGAATGATCTACGAGATGCGCCAGTATCGTTGCGTGCCCGGCCGTCTGCCGGCGCTGCTGAAGCGCTTTGAAACGATCACGCTGAAAATCTGGGAGAAGCATGGCATCCGCCAGGCCGGGTTCTTCACCACGCTGATCGGCGAGTCCCACCAGGAGCTGACCTATTTCCTGGCCTGGGAGTCGCTCGCCGAGCGCGAGAAGAAGTGGAGCGCCTTCGTGACCGACCCGGACTGGATCGAGGGGAGCGCCAAATCGGTGGCCGATGGCGAGATCGTGGCCAACATCGTCAGCCAGATTCTGAAGCCGACGGCTTTCTCTTCGGTCAAATAGCGATCCTTCGGGCTGCGGCGCAACCCTGATATACGACGGCCGGCGCCGAATGGGGTTGATCCCACCCACTCGGCCGCTATGGTCGCCCCGAAACAGGGATTTTGCGTCTTGAGCACCAGTCAATCTGCAGCGCCGGTCGTCACCGTCGGGTCGGTCAAATTCGGCAATGATCTGCCGATCTCGATCATTGCCGGCCCGTGCCAGCTCGAAAGCCGTCAGCATGCGCTGGAGGTCGCCTCCGCGCTGAAGGAGATCGCGGCGCGGCTCAAGATCGGGCTCGTCTACAAGACCTCCTTCGACAAGGCCAACCGCACCAGCGCGTCGGCGGAGCGCGGTCTTGGCTTAGCGCAGTCGCTGCCGATCTTCGCCGAGATCCGTTCCTCGCTGGGCTTGCCCGTGCTGACCGACGTGCACGACGCCGCGCAATGCGCCGACGTGGCGCAGGCCGTCGACGTCCTGCAGATCCCGGCCTTCCTGTGCCGGCAGACCGATCTGCTGCTCGCCGCGGCCGCAACCGGCAAGGTGGTCAACGTCAAGAAGGGGCAATTCCTGGCGCCCTGGGACATGACGAATGTCGTGAGCAAGATCACCAGCGCCAACAATCCCAACGTGCTCGTCACCGAACGCGGCGCCTCCTTCGGCTACAACACGCTGGTCTCCGACATGCGTTCGCTGTCGATCATGGCGCGAACGACCGGCGCGCCCGTGATCTTCGATGCCACCCATTCGGTGCAGCAGCCTGGCGGGAAGGGCGCGTCCTCCGGCGGCGAACGCGAATTCGTGCCGGTGCTGGCGCGCGCGGCCGTGGCCGTCGGCGTCGCCGGCGTGTTCATCGAGACTCACCCTGATCCCGATCGCGCGCCTTCCGACGGCCCGAACATGGTGCCGCTGCATCAGTTCGAAGGGCTGATCCGCACCCTGATGGCATTCGACGCGCTAGCGAAGGGCCAAGCGCACTGATGCACGAGCCCCTGGCCAGGCCGTCGTCCGACCAGAAGTTTCCGCCTGCGATCAATATCATCGCGCTCGCCAGCTTCTCCGCTGCGTTGTCGACGCGCGCGCTCGATCCGGTGCTGCCGCATGTTGCGGAAGAATTTTCGATCAGCATCACGACGGCGGCGAGCATCGCGGCCGGCTATGCGCTGATTTACGCGCTGATCCAGCCGATTGTCGGCGCGGCGGCCGACTTGTTCGGCAAGGCGCGGCTGATGACGTTGTGCCTGGCGCTGCTCGGCGTCGCCTGCATTCTGGGCGCGCTTTCCACATCGTTCTCGGGTCTGTTCGCGAGCCGCATGCTCGCGGGCATCGCCTCGGGCGGCGTGTTCCCGGTTGCGCTCGGCCTCACCGCCGATCTCGTTGTGCCGGCGAAACGGCAGGTGGCGATCGGGCGCACGCTGGCGGGGTCGATGACCGGCAATCTGCTCGGCGCGACCGCTTCGGGCATCATCGGCGATCTCGTCGGCTGGCGCGGCGTGCTCGTCATCATCGGCGCACTCGGCCTGATTGCGGCCGTTGCCGTCGCGGCGGGCTTTCGCGGCGCCGCGCTGACGGCGCCGCCGAAGAGCGATCTGAAGACCCTGCGGCAGGGCTATCGCACCATCCTCGCCAATCCCAACGCGCGTTATTGCTATTCGGCCGTATTCGTCGAGGGCTGCTGCGTGTTCGGCCTGTTTCCCTTCATCGCCGCCTTGCTGTTCGATCTCGGTGAGACCTCGTTGTCGATTGCGGGCATCGTCATCGCGGGTTTCGCGGTCGGCGGACTGTTCTACACCTTCACGGTCTCGCGCTTCCTGCCGCGACTGGGCGTCAAGGGAATGATGATCGCAGGTGCGAGCCTCGTCGCGCTCCAGCTCGCGGCACTCGCCCTTGGGCCCGGCTGGAAGGTCCAATTCACCATCATGCTGCTGATGGGCTGGGGCTTCTACATGATCCATGGCTGCTTGCAGGTGTTCGCCAGCGAGCTGTCGGTCGAGGCGCGGGCGACAGCGATGTCGCTGCACTCGTTCTTTTTCTTCATGGGCCAGACGGTCGGTCCGCTCGCTTATGGCCTGGGTCTCCAGCATGGAGGTCGAGTGCCGACGCTGTTTGCGAGCGCAGGGATCATGGTGGTGCTGGGGCTCGTCTGTGCGCGGATGCTCAAGCCGCGAGCACCGTCCGATGCGCGGGCCTGAAGGAAGTGTCGAGATGCCGGTTGTCCGTATTCTTCGAAAAAAACGAACGGTAGCGCGATCGTAACCGGTTCGTTGGCGGCGAACGAGACGGGCCGGCCGGAATGTTGAAAACAATCTAAAATCGTTGATATGGCCGCGTTGCCACCACTAAGCTATTCGGGCGTTGCAATCGCCTGCGGATGTGGGGGGACCGGTGAGCTCATTGACCGCCGACCTCGACCGGTTCGTCGAGGATGTGCGCCGGCACTACCGGGTGCCGGGTATCGCTGTTGCAATTGTCCGTGGCGGGCAGGTCATTCACGTCGCTGCGTACGGACTGCGCCGTCTCGGCAGCGATGCGACCGCCGATATCGACACCGCATTCGCGATCGGCTCCTGTACCAAGGCCGTCACATCAGCGGTTGCGGCCGCGCTGGTCGATGATGGCAAGTTCGGCTGGGATGACCGCGTTCGCACCTATCTGCCGGACTTCCAGCTTCACGATCCCTGGATCAGCGATCACGTGACGATCCGGGATCTCTTGGCTAACCGGACTGGGCTTTCGCGCGCCAGCGTCGGCGAATACGGCTCCGACCTGAGCCGGGCCGATATCCTGCAGCGGACGCAGACCATTCCCTCGGCCTGCGGCTTTCGCGATCAATTCGCATATTGCAATATCGGCTTTGTCGCGGCCGCGGAGGCGATGGCCCAATGTTCCGGCGCGACCTTTGATCGCTTGGTCGATCAGCACATCCTGCGTCCTCTCGGGATGACCGCCAGCAGGGTCGGCGGTTCGGCTGTAGTCACGGACAACGTGGCGGTGCCGCATTATCCGATCGACGGTGAGGTGCGGCCCGTTCCGGCGATGGTCACCGACAATCTTCTTGGCGCGCTGGGCATGATGATGAGCGCGCGAGATGCGGCACGATGGCTCGCTTTCCATCTCGGTGAACAAGCGCGCAGGTCAGCGATCGCGGAAACGCATCTGCTGCAGATCGCCAAACGCGACCGCCGCCTCGACGAAGGTTATGGTCTTGGCTGGTACGTCCGCAACCGACGCGTCCAGCATGAGGGGGCCCAGCGCGGATTCCGCGCCAACATCTGGTGCGATCTTGAGGCCGGGACTGGAATCTTCGTCGCCACGAATTTGGGCATCGGGAGGGCTCACTTCGCCATCACCAATCACATCATCCAACGCTGCCGCGGCGAAACCCTGCTCGACTGGATCGCCGAGATCGATCGGCTCGATCAGTGCGAGCTGAACCAGCGGATGGCGAGTTTTGTGCAGGAGCGGCGCGATCGACCGATATCATCGTCGGGCCTGCGGCTGAACGACTTCACGGGCACGTTTCGGCATCCCGGATTCGGCGTGCTACGCATCGACTCTCGCGGTGACCATCTGTGGTTTCGGATTGAGCACCTCTCCGGTTTCGATGGACCGCTGATGCGCTACTCGGCGATGGGCTTCGAGTACCAGGGCGACCGCGACTCGATGGCGTGGCCACCGCTTGCGATTCCGCGGGAGCCGCGCGGCGACTGTGCCCGGGTGCAGTTCAGAGCGGAGAACGGCGTCGTCAACGGGCTGGCTTGGTCGGATTGGTTCGGCACAGCCCACTTCTTTCGGGATCGGACCGGCTGAAGCCGGTGGTCAGGCTTCCAGCCCCGGCCGCGATTGGGCGCGACGCCTACAGCGTTGATCAACGCTCTATGCGAAGGCAATCGATCGAGCAGATGTGGCACTACAACGCGCGAAGCGAACGCCTCGCTGCGCCGCGAACTGTGCGCCGAGATATCGAGATTGAAATAAAAGCGGATAGACCCAAGGCCGGGATCGGACCATATTCAGAGGCATCACTTGCGGGGGCGAGCAGCAAGGAGCCACTGAATGTACGCCAATATCCTCTTGAGCACCGATGGTTCGGATGTCGCAAGAAAAGGCGTCGAGCATGGAATTGCTCTGGCAAAAGCCTTGAATGCCAAAGCGACCATCGTCACCGTGACTGAAGCGCTGCCGATCGATTATGGCGGCGGACACGATTCGGGATGGATTCCTTCGCAGGACGAGATTGCTAGCTTCGACGCGGCCTGCAAGGAACGGGCAGGCAAAGTGCTTGATCAAGCGCGAGCCATGGCAGACCGGAGCGGGCTGTCGGTCGAACTCTTGCATGTTCCGAATGCGCATCCGGCCACTGCGATTGTCGGAACGGCAAAGTCCAGAGGCTGCGATTTGATTGTCATGGCTTCTCATGGGCGTCGCGGCCTCAGGAAGCTGTTTCTGGGAAGTCAGACGTCCGAAGTTCTCGTCAACGGAAGCGTGCCGGTATTGGTCGTGCCGTAGTTGCTAGGGCTACGACGCGTTATTTCGCTCCGTCAGCCGAGGTCTCAAACTAGCCCCGGCCGCGATAGGGCGCGACGCCTTGCTCGGGCACCCACAGGCCTCTCGGCACGCGGCCGGTCTGCCAGAACACGTCGATCGGGATGCCGCCGCGCGGGTACCAATAGCCGCCAATGCGCAAGAATTTCGGCTTGATCTCGGCGGCGATGCGCTTGCCGATCATCACGGTGCAGTCCTCGTGGAAGGCGCCGTGGTTGCGGAAGCTCGCGATGTAGAGTTTCAGCGATTTCGACTCCAGCAGCCATTGGCCGGGCGCGTAGTCGATCATCAGATGGGCGAAATCGGGCTGGCCGGTCACCGGGCAGAGCGAGGTGAATTCCGGCACGGTGAAACGGACCAGATAATCCGCATCCTTTTGCGGATTGGGCACGCGGTCGAGCTGGGCTTGTTCCGGTGTGTGCGGCCATTCGACCGCGCGGCCGAGCTGGAGAGATTTTTTCGCCATCATAACGTCCTTTCGCAGACGTCGGGATGGACGCAAACGCTGTCGTCGTCAACCAGCGGCGGTTGTCTGAATCAGCACAATCCGGTCGTTGCCGGACTCGCAGCCCCAGAGTTCGCCCGGCCTGCCGTCGAGTTGGCGGACATTGGCATTGGCCCTGTCGCTGGCGAAGACGTTAAACTGCTCAGTCACTGGATCGAAACGGACAATCGCGTTGGCGGAAAAGTCCGTCAGCCAGACCTTGTCCCTGTCGTCGACATAGACGGCGTAGGTGCGGGGATGCTCGCCCGGCAGCTTCCAGGTTTTCCAGGAGCCGTCTGCCGGATCATGGACTGAGACATGGCCGCTGTTCCATTCGCTGACCCAGATTCGGCTCTTCGAATCCGACCAGACGCGCCGCGAGCCCTGGCCTGGGGTCGGCGGCTCGACGACATTGGCGTGGCCGGTTGCGAGATCGATCTTCGCGATGTAGCTGCCGGCGAGCGAGGCGTACCAGACATCGCCCTTCGGCGTCACAGCGATGCCGTAGGGACCGACGCCCTTGGGCGCGTTGAAGACGTCCATCGCGCCGGATTGCGGCGCGAGGCGGCCGTAATAGCCGGATTGGCCGGTGAACCAGTAGGTGCCGGCTCTGTCGAACACGCCGGTGTTGAGATTGGCGTCAGCGAACTTTTCGGGCAGGCGGAACAGCGTAACCTTGAGGTGGGACGGATCGACCCGCGCGATCGCGTTCTGGCCGCCCTCGGTGATCCAGGGCGCCCCGTCGGGGCCGATGGTCACGCCGTGCGGGGCGGCGCCGTCGCCGAGGCTGATCGTCTTCGAGGTGCCATCCTTGGGGTTGAGCCGGCCGAGCATGCCCGCGCCCTGTGCGGTGAACCAGACCGCGCCGTCTGGGGCGGGGGCGAGATCGTGCAGGCCGATGCCTGGGCTTATCGGGAAATATTTCGTCCGGAACGGGCCTTCCAGGGCGATACTTGGGCGGATTGCGAGGAGGGCTGTGCTCGAAGCAAGAAACTGGCGGCGATTCATGGCGTTACCCCGACTGTTTCAGATTGAGGTTGGACGCGCGGACCAGATGCCATGGAGCATAAGCCGAGGCTCTTCGCGCGTCAGTCGAACCGGCTCGCCCAAGCGTTCACATTTGCTTGCGCTCCGTGTAAGACCCGCGGCGAACCGATCAGCTCCAACGAACGGAAGTGCACATCATGACGGCCATCATCGACATCATCGGACGCGAAATCCTCGATAGCCGCGGCAATCCCACCGTCGAGGTCGACGTCGTGCTGGAAGATGGCGCGCTCGGCCGCGCCGCGGTGCCATCGGGCGCCTCCACCGGCGCCCATGAGGCGGTCGAGCTGCGCGATGGCGACAAGGCCCGCTATCTCGGCAAGGGCGTCACCAAGGCGGTCGGCGCCGTCAACGGCGAGATCTTTGAGGCCCTGAGCGGCCTCGATGTCGAGCAGCAGGCCCAGATCGACCAGATCATGATCGACCTCGACGGCACGCCGAACAAGAGCCGGCTCGGCGCCAACGCCATCCTCGGCGTCTCGCTCGCCTGCGCCAAGGCGGCCGCGAACTCGCTCGACATGCCGCTGTATCGCTACGTCGGCGGCACCTCGGCGCGGCTCTTGCCGGTGCCGATGATGAACATCATCAATGGCGGCGTGCATGCCGACAATCCGATCGACTTCCAGGAGTTCATGATCCTGCCCGTGGGCGCGTCGTCCTTCGTCGAAGGCCTACGCTATGGTGCGGAAGTGTTCCACACCCTGAAGTCGGAGCTGAAGAAGGCCGGCCACAACACCAATGTCGGCGACGAGGGCGGCTTCGCCCCGAACCTGCCGTCAGCGGACGCCGCGCTCGAATTCGTCATGAACGCCATCGGCAAGGCCGGCTACAAGGCGGGCACCGACATCGTGATCGGCCTCGACTGCGCCTCGACCGAGTTCTTCAAGGACGGCAAGTACGTCTATGAAGGCGAGGGCAAGACCCGTTCGATCTCCGAGCAGGCCAGGTATCTCGCTGACCTCGTCGGCCGCTATCCGATCGTGACCATCGAGGACGGCATGTCGGAAGACGACATGGACGGCTGGAAGGAGATCACCGACCTCATCGGCAAGAAGTGCCAGCTCGTCGGCGACGACCTCTTCGTCACCAACGTCAAGCGCCTCGCCGAAGGCATCAAGGCCGGCCGCGCCAACTCGATCCTGATCAAGGTCAACCAGATCGGCACGCTGACCGAGACGCTCGCCGCCGTCGAGATGGCGCACAAGGCCGGCTACACCTCGGTGATGTCGCACCGCTCCGGGGAGACCGAGGATTCCACCATCGCTGACCTCGCGGTCGCCACCAATTGCGGTCAGATCAAGACCGGCTCCCTTGCACGTTCCGATCGCACCGCCAAATACAACCAGCTCCTCCGCATCGAGCAGCAACTCGGCAAGCAGGCGCTCTACGGCGGCAAGGCGGCACTGAAGGCGCTGGCATAAGCCAGCGCTTGAACAAACATAGGGAGGGGTCGACATGAGCGACGGCAACATCGGACTGCAACTACGTTCGCTGATCAAGACAAGCGGAGAGCTCGAAATCTCGCTCGTCGACGTGCCGACCCCCGAGCCCGCGGACGACGAGGTCGTCGTCCGCATCGAGGCGGCGCCGATCAATCCGTCCGATCTCGGCCTGCTCGTCGGCGCTGCCGACATGAGCACGGCCAAGGCGTCCGGCACGAAAGAGGCGCCCGTCATCACCGCGAGGGTGCCTGATGGTGCGATGCGCGCAATGGGGGCGCGGCTCGACCAGTCCCTGCCGGTCGGCAATGAGGGCGCGGGCGTCGTCATCAAGACCGGCTCGTCCGATGCTGCGAAGGCGCTGATGGGCAAGACGGTCGCGATGATCGGTGGCGCCATGTACGCGCAGTACCGGACCCTGAAGGCGAGAGACTGCCAGCCGCTGCCCGAGGGCACGACGGCGGCCGAGGGCGCATCCTGGTTCGTCAATCCGCTCACTGCGCTCGGCATGACCGAGACGATGCGGCGCGAAGGCCACAAGGCGCTGGTGCATACGGCAGCCGCGTCCAATCTTGGCCAGATGCTGAACAAGATCTGCATCAAGGACGGCATCGGGCTCGTCAACATCGTCCGCAGCAAGGAGCAGGCGGAGATCCTGAAGAAGATCGGCGCGAAATACGTCGTCGATTCCAGCGTACCGAGCTTCCTGGACGATCTCACGGCCGCGCTGGTCGCGACCGGCGCGACCATCGCCTTCGATGCCATCGGCGGCGGCAAGCTCGCCGGCGACATCCTCAACTGCATGGAAATCGCGATCAACAAGACCGCGAAGGAATACAGCCGTTACGGCTCCAGCGTGCACAAGCAGGTCTATGTCTACGGCGCGCTCGATATCCGTCCGATCGAACTGCCGCGCGGCTTCGGCATGGCCTGGGGCGTCGGCGGCTGGCTCTTGACCCCGTTCCTGCAGAAGATCGGACCTGCCGACATCGGACGTCTGCGCCAGCGCGTCGTGAGTGAACTGAAGACCACCTTTGCCAGCCACTACACCAAGGTGGTGTCGCTTCAGGAAGCGCTCGATCCCGCCAACTTCGCGGTGTACGCCAAGCGCGCCACCGGCGAAAAATTCCTCATCAATCCGAATAAATCTTTGTGATCTGCGATCGGACGTCAACCAAAAGAAGTCTTGCCTTCTGAGCGAAGCGGGAGACCGCGTCGACGTGGAATCCGACGATCTGATCCTCTTTGCAGATTTGCACGAAAGCTTGGGCCGCCGCTTGGCGGCCCGATTGTTTGGGCGACGGTTTCAGAAACACAGCGTTTCCAAATTGCACCAGTTCATGCACTTGCATCCATCGATCCCGATCGCTTAAGTGCCGTTCGGCACTTCCTCTCAAGGTTCCAAGACAATCCAAGGAAAATCTGATGGCCTACAATATCGTCGTGATCGCCGGCAGCCTGCGCAAGGACGGCTTCTCGCTGAAGATCGCCAAAGCGCTCACCAAGCTCGCACCGGCTTCTCTCAAGCTCGAGGTCGTCACGCTCGAGGGCATCTCCTTCTTCAACCAGGACCTCGAAGGCGCGCCGCCGGCCGACTGGCTGGCCTTCCGCGAGAAGCTGCAGAAGTCTGACGGTGTCATCTTCGTCACGCCCGAATACAACCGCGCCATCCCGGGCGTGCTGAAGAACGCCATCGATGTCGCCTCGCGGCCCTATGGCAA
This portion of the Bradyrhizobium diazoefficiens genome encodes:
- a CDS encoding Vgb family protein; translation: MNRRQFLASSTALLAIRPSIALEGPFRTKYFPISPGIGLHDLAPAPDGAVWFTAQGAGMLGRLNPKDGTSKTISLGDGAAPHGVTIGPDGAPWITEGGQNAIARVDPSHLKVTLFRLPEKFADANLNTGVFDRAGTYWFTGQSGYYGRLAPQSGAMDVFNAPKGVGPYGIAVTPKGDVWYASLAGSYIAKIDLATGHANVVEPPTPGQGSRRVWSDSKSRIWVSEWNSGHVSVHDPADGSWKTWKLPGEHPRTYAVYVDDRDKVWLTDFSANAIVRFDPVTEQFNVFASDRANANVRQLDGRPGELWGCESGNDRIVLIQTTAAG
- the eno gene encoding phosphopyruvate hydratase, with amino-acid sequence MTAIIDIIGREILDSRGNPTVEVDVVLEDGALGRAAVPSGASTGAHEAVELRDGDKARYLGKGVTKAVGAVNGEIFEALSGLDVEQQAQIDQIMIDLDGTPNKSRLGANAILGVSLACAKAAANSLDMPLYRYVGGTSARLLPVPMMNIINGGVHADNPIDFQEFMILPVGASSFVEGLRYGAEVFHTLKSELKKAGHNTNVGDEGGFAPNLPSADAALEFVMNAIGKAGYKAGTDIVIGLDCASTEFFKDGKYVYEGEGKTRSISEQARYLADLVGRYPIVTIEDGMSEDDMDGWKEITDLIGKKCQLVGDDLFVTNVKRLAEGIKAGRANSILIKVNQIGTLTETLAAVEMAHKAGYTSVMSHRSGETEDSTIADLAVATNCGQIKTGSLARSDRTAKYNQLLRIEQQLGKQALYGGKAALKALA
- a CDS encoding zinc-binding dehydrogenase: MSDGNIGLQLRSLIKTSGELEISLVDVPTPEPADDEVVVRIEAAPINPSDLGLLVGAADMSTAKASGTKEAPVITARVPDGAMRAMGARLDQSLPVGNEGAGVVIKTGSSDAAKALMGKTVAMIGGAMYAQYRTLKARDCQPLPEGTTAAEGASWFVNPLTALGMTETMRREGHKALVHTAAASNLGQMLNKICIKDGIGLVNIVRSKEQAEILKKIGAKYVVDSSVPSFLDDLTAALVATGATIAFDAIGGGKLAGDILNCMEIAINKTAKEYSRYGSSVHKQVYVYGALDIRPIELPRGFGMAWGVGGWLLTPFLQKIGPADIGRLRQRVVSELKTTFASHYTKVVSLQEALDPANFAVYAKRATGEKFLINPNKSL
- a CDS encoding NADPH-dependent FMN reductase, with amino-acid sequence MAYNIVVIAGSLRKDGFSLKIAKALTKLAPASLKLEVVTLEGISFFNQDLEGAPPADWLAFREKLQKSDGVIFVTPEYNRAIPGVLKNAIDVASRPYGKSSFNGKPVGIISNSPGPLGGVSAAKTLQNILPGIAGPIMQQPEIYLNAVGDAFDAEGNLAKDSLKGVLQAYIDAFAAHVAKHHG